The region CAGCTGGCATGCACCAGATCGTCCAGCAGGATCAGATCTCCCTTCTGTGGCAATGTGGTCAAAAGCGCATAATTGGCTACAAAACCACCACCAAAGAACAAGACCGACGAAGCCCCGAAAAATTCTGCAGCAGCGTCTTCAAGAGCCTCGATGTGCGGATCATTGCCACGCAGCAACCGCGATCCGCCCGCTCCGACCGGGATCTCACCCTCAAGGGCATCAGAAAGCGCCGCACGGAGGCGCGGATGATTGGCCAGCCCCAGATAATCATTGGACGCGAAGTCAAGACCAGAAGCAGGTTTGAGACCCCGCAGCCTGTCCCGTTCACCAAGCCGTCTCAGCGAGGTTTCATAACGATCAAGCAAGCCTGATCCGTCACTCTGCTGCGGCATCGACCCGTGAAAACTGTGCTGGATCATACCGGAGTTCCTCACCCTTGAGACCAAGTTTGCGGAACAGGACGGCATCTGCACTCTCTTCCGGATTTCCGGCTGTCAGCAGGGTTTCTCCGGAAAAGACCGAATTGGCACCGGCAAGGAAGCAAAGTGCCTGGGTTTCCTCAGACATATCACTCCGCCCCGCAGACAGGCGCACATGGCTGGATGGCATCATGATCCGCGCCAGCGCGATACAACGCACGAAATCCAGTGGCTCAATCGGATCTGCATCGGCAAGCGGTGTCCCTTCAATCGGGATCAGCATGTTGATCGGCACGCTTTCCGGTGGCTCCGGCAGATTAGCCAGTGTCACCAGCATATCGATACGGTCACCGGTTTCCTCACCCATGCCCAGAATGCCGCCAGAACAGATTTTCATGCCAGCGTGACGGACATTGTCCAGCGTCTCGAGCCGGTCCGCATAGGTGCGGGTGGTGATGACGTCATTATAATAGCGTTCGGACGTATCAACATTGTGATTGTAATAATCAAGCCCGGCATCCGCCAGTTCTTTGGCCTGGACAGGGGACAGCATGCCGAGGGTCATGCAGGTTTCCATCCCCATGGCCTTGACCCCTTCGATCATCGCCACGAGTTTCGGCATGTCCCGCTCTTTCGGGTTCCGCCATGCAGCCCCCATGCAATAGCGGGTCGAGCCGTTTTTCTTGGCCTGCTCCGCCTCTGCCAGAACCATCTGAACTTCCAGAAGCTTGGATGCCGATAGGCCGGTGGAATGCTTTGCAGACTGATTGCAATAGCCGCAATCCTCCGGGCAGCCACCTGTCTTGATGCTCAGTAGCTGGCTCTTCTGAATCTCATTGGGATTGAAATGCTCCCGGTGCACGGTCTGAGCCCGAAAAATCAGGTCATTAAACGGCAGATCATAGATTTCCTGTGCCGCTTCACGTGTCCATCTGGTCATACTGGTGCTTTCTCGCTCAAAAGGCTTATCTTGAGCGATTGAATATCACCGAACGGCAGCGGTCGCAATCTGTCC is a window of Coralliovum pocilloporae DNA encoding:
- the bioB gene encoding biotin synthase BioB; the protein is MTRWTREAAQEIYDLPFNDLIFRAQTVHREHFNPNEIQKSQLLSIKTGGCPEDCGYCNQSAKHSTGLSASKLLEVQMVLAEAEQAKKNGSTRYCMGAAWRNPKERDMPKLVAMIEGVKAMGMETCMTLGMLSPVQAKELADAGLDYYNHNVDTSERYYNDVITTRTYADRLETLDNVRHAGMKICSGGILGMGEETGDRIDMLVTLANLPEPPESVPINMLIPIEGTPLADADPIEPLDFVRCIALARIMMPSSHVRLSAGRSDMSEETQALCFLAGANSVFSGETLLTAGNPEESADAVLFRKLGLKGEELRYDPAQFSRVDAAAE